DNA sequence from the Myxococcus guangdongensis genome:
CGCCTGGGCTGGGGCGTGAAGGCGGGCCTGGGCGCGCGCCTCTTCTGACTCACGTCAGGCCGTAGCGCTCCAGCTTCTTGAGCAGCCCCTGCCGCGACAGGCCGAGCGCCTCCGCGGTGTGCGTGCGGTTGTTGTGACAGCGCTCGAGCGCGCTCTCGATTTCACGCCGCTCCAGCGCCTCCACCTTGGCGGCCAGGGTGGTGCCACTCGACGCGCTCGCGCGAGGCCGCTCGCTGCCGGTGAAGGACAGGTCCTCGGGCTGGAGCTCGCGGCGCTCTCCGGCCAGCACGGACGCGCGCTGCATCTCGTGGCGAAGCTCGCGCAGGTTGCCGGGCCAGCCGTGTGCGGCGAGCGCCTCCGCGGCGGCCTCCGACAACAGCCGCGCCCTCCCATCCGGACACAGGTGCGCGCACTGGTTGAGGAAGTGCTTGGCGAGCAGCGGCAGGTCGGAGGCGCGCTCGCGCAGCGGCGGCAGGCGGACCTCCACGCCCTTGACGCGCCAGTAGAGGTCTTCGCGGAAGGCGCCCTCCTGGAGCATGCGGCCCAAATCGCGGTGCGTGGCGGTGACGAGACGCACGTCGACGTGGACGGGGCGGTCCGCGCCCACCGGGAGGAGGTCGCCGGTCTCCAGCGCGCGCAGCACCTTGACCTGGAGCGAGGGCGTCATGTCCCCCAGCTCGTCGAGGAACAGCGTGCCGCCGTCCGCTTCCGCGAAGAGTCCGCGGTGGTCTTTCGTGGCGCCGGTGAAGCTGCCCTTCACGTGGCCGAAGAGCGCGCTCTCCAGCAGCGTCTCCGGCAGCGCGCCGCAGTTGACCGGGATGAAGGGCCCCGCGTGGCGACGGCTCTTGAGGTGCACGGTGCGCGCGAGCAGCTCCTTGCCCGTGCCGTTCTCGCCCGTGACGAGGACGGGCAAATCACTGGCGGCCACGCGCTCGGCCAGCGACACGGCGGCGAGGAACGGGGCGCTCTGCCCCACCATCGCCGCGTCCGCCGAGGCGCGCTCCAGGGACGTGCGCAGCGTCTCCACGCGCCGCTCCAGCGTCACGCGGGCGAGCGCGCGCTGCACGACGACGAGCAGCACGTCCGGGTCCACCGGCTTGGTGAGGAAGTCATGCGCGCCCAGGCGGATGGCCTCCAGTGAGTGGCGGGTGTCGCCCGCGCCGGAGACGACGATGACCTTGGCGCCGGGCCTCGCATCGAGCAGCGCGGCCAGTCCCTCCAGGCCCGCGGAGACGCTGCCATCGGGCGGCAGCATCAGGTCCAGCAGGACCAGGGGGAAGTCGCGCGCGTCGAAGGCGGCGCGAGCGGAGGGACGGTCGCCGGCCTCGACCACTTCGTAGCCCGCGTCACGCAGCAGGCTGCCGTAGACCTTGCGGAAGGCGGCGTCGTCGTCGACGAGCAGCAGCGGCTGGGCGGGGGCCATGGTGGAGGCTCAGTCCGGCAGGGGTGCCTGGCGCGGAGTGCCCAAGAGCTCCAGGGTCCTCAGTGCCACCTGGATGAGCGTCTGGGCGCACGGCTCGCAGCCGCCGCCACAGCAGCGGGGCCAGCGGCCCTCCGGGTTGCGCAGCAGCGGGCGGACACAGGATTGGTAGTAGCTGGGAAAGCCCAGCTCCTCACTGGCGCGGGCCAGCGCGGAGTCGAGCTCGGACGGTGCGGGCGCGGGGACGTCGGACACAGCCACTTCATAACAGCGTGGCGGTGGGAAGCGCAGCGGGGGCTTGCTGGCGACAAGCCCTGCTGCCCTGCGCGAGAAGCCGGGGCGATGGGGGCCCTACCAGAGGACGCCCTGGGTCGGCGCGGTGGCGGCACCCTCCTCGGGCTGACAGCGGGGGCACCAGTGCGTGTTCCTGCCTCCGACGCGCTCGTGGGTGATGGGGGTGTCGCAGGCCGGACAGGGGGCGCCGGTGCGCTCGAAGACGTTGCGGCGGTGCTTCGCCTGGCCCTTCACGCCGAACAAGTCCCGCTGCGTGCCTCGCAACGCGAGCCCCTCCTCGAGCACGGTTCGCATCGCCTGGTGCAACCGCGACACCTCGTCGCGAGACAGCGAGGTCACCAGACGCCGTGGGTCGAGTCCCGCGCGCCACAGGCTCTCGTCCGCGTCCCGGTTGCCCAGCCCTGCGATGATGCGCTGGTTGAGCAGCACCGTCTTGAGCGGGCTCCTGCGCCGACCGAGCCGACGCGCGAGCACCTCGGGCGTGAAGGCCGTGTCGAGCACCTCCGGCCCCAGCTCCTCGAGCTTCAACCGCGCGGACAGCTCCGCCGTGGGTCCCACCGCCACGCGCGCGTAGCCCAGCGTGTCCGTGAGGTAGAGCGCCTCGCCGTCCTCCAACGTCAGGATGACGAGCGTCTCGGAGGGGCGGTCTCCGCCTGCCGGCCGCAATGACAGCTCGCCCCAGAGCATGAAGTGGAGGGCGAGCGTCTGTCCGGCATCGAGCCCCAACAGGATGAACTTGGCCCGTCGCCGCGCCTCCACGATTCTGCGTCCGCGCAGCGCCGTGACGAAATCCTCCGGCGAAGGGAAGCGGACCGCCGCGGGCACGAGCACCTCGACGTCGGCGATACGCCGGCCAACGACGGCCTGACGCAAGTCACGGGTGATGATTTCGACTTCGGGGACCTCGGCCATCCCAGCTCACGACCTCCGTTCTCTTTACTGTCGTCCGAGGGAGCCGCTGTGCCAGTGACCCGACCTGGGTCCGAGAATGCTCGCCCGGAGCCCCGCCAGACGAAGCTGGGGCGGCGCGGGTGCTCGCCGCCTGCTGGCGGACAGCAGCATCGAGGAGACCGCGAGCCATGACGCGGCACCCGACTGGGAAACTCGTCGGCGGTTCCCGCGCAGCGGGACGGACGCATCCCTCGCGCCCGCGTGGTCGTCGCGTGGATACGTCTGACAGACGCAGGCGGGGCGTTGTCTTCGAAACTCGTCGGCGTTCCCGCTCAGCGGGACGGACGCATCCCTCGCGCCCGCGTGGTCGTTGCGTGGATACGTCTGACAGACGCATGCGGGGCGCTGTCTTCCCCCTGTTCTGAAGAGACCTGGGCTCGCGATGCGCCACGGGAAGCAACGCGCCTCACGTCGGACCTCTCTCACGGGGCTGGACGCGCGCCGGGATGTCACTCCACCCCACCCGAGTTCTGAAGCACTGCCTTTGATTCGACACTGCCACACGCGAGTTCGGGAATAGTTTCCGCATGAAAGGCTGGAGAATCCTCCGAGATATCGCGCCGCGCGACGTGGCGTTTCCCGTCCGACCTGATGAGCCATTCCGGCCGGGTCTGGAGGTCATCCAAGACATGTCGTTCATTCAGAATGGCGCCGGGCGCGGCGCCTCGTGGGCTCGTCGTGTCCGCTGTCATCCCCTGCTCACCGCGGGCCTGCTCTTGCTACTGAGCGGAAGCGCGTCCGCGCAATCCCTGTTCCCGCCGCCCGAGCAATGGTGTGACTTCGGCCGTGCGGGCCCCGCGGCGACACAGCCAGCCCCCGTCGCCATGTCCGCCGCGCACGGACAGGTCCGCTTCTTCGGCGTGGGCCCCAGCTACACCGACGCGGACCTGTCCCTGGTCATGGCCCTGAGTGGAAGCACCGTGGACTGGGCCGAGACCACCCGCCATTACGCCAGCACGATGGAGGGCGTCTGTGCCCTCGACGTCTCCAGCAAGCCGCTTCCCAGGGCCCGCGTCCTCACCGTGGGTCCCGTCGCGTTCATCCGTCCCGGCACCGGTGAGCTGCGCATCCCGCGTCACGCGCGCGCGGCCATCATCGACCTGCGCGGACTGCCCGCCGCCCCCGGCCTGGAAGAAGCCCTGGCGCGAGCCATCGGCGCCCTCAGCACCACGCCCGTCGAGCGACTGTCGGGGATCGTCCGCTCCTACGTGGGCATGATGGACGAGACGACGTACCTCAACGTCTATGGCAACTACATCGACCTGGTGACGCACGCGCCCCACGCCGCCACGGGCCAGGCACAGCTCCCCGTCGCGCTGCTCACGGAGCCAGCGCTCGCCCCAGCCACGGCGCGCTTCGCGGCGGACCTGCGGATGACCCGACGGGCCTGGC
Encoded proteins:
- the mutM gene encoding bifunctional DNA-formamidopyrimidine glycosylase/DNA-(apurinic or apyrimidinic site) lyase, which gives rise to MAEVPEVEIITRDLRQAVVGRRIADVEVLVPAAVRFPSPEDFVTALRGRRIVEARRRAKFILLGLDAGQTLALHFMLWGELSLRPAGGDRPSETLVILTLEDGEALYLTDTLGYARVAVGPTAELSARLKLEELGPEVLDTAFTPEVLARRLGRRRSPLKTVLLNQRIIAGLGNRDADESLWRAGLDPRRLVTSLSRDEVSRLHQAMRTVLEEGLALRGTQRDLFGVKGQAKHRRNVFERTGAPCPACDTPITHERVGGRNTHWCPRCQPEEGAATAPTQGVLW
- a CDS encoding sigma-54-dependent transcriptional regulator; the encoded protein is MAPAQPLLLVDDDAAFRKVYGSLLRDAGYEVVEAGDRPSARAAFDARDFPLVLLDLMLPPDGSVSAGLEGLAALLDARPGAKVIVVSGAGDTRHSLEAIRLGAHDFLTKPVDPDVLLVVVQRALARVTLERRVETLRTSLERASADAAMVGQSAPFLAAVSLAERVAASDLPVLVTGENGTGKELLARTVHLKSRRHAGPFIPVNCGALPETLLESALFGHVKGSFTGATKDHRGLFAEADGGTLFLDELGDMTPSLQVKVLRALETGDLLPVGADRPVHVDVRLVTATHRDLGRMLQEGAFREDLYWRVKGVEVRLPPLRERASDLPLLAKHFLNQCAHLCPDGRARLLSEAAAEALAAHGWPGNLRELRHEMQRASVLAGERRELQPEDLSFTGSERPRASASSGTTLAAKVEALERREIESALERCHNNRTHTAEALGLSRQGLLKKLERYGLT